The sequence below is a genomic window from Maylandia zebra isolate NMK-2024a linkage group LG18, Mzebra_GT3a, whole genome shotgun sequence.
CAGGAGATGGACAGACTGAtccgttgtggtgaagagagagcgtGGAAGCAAAGTTAATGATTTACTGCTCGATCTACGCCCACGAACAACCGCGAGCTCTGGCTAGTGACCGATAGGATGCAGCTGAGACGAGCTTCCTCCAAACGGTGAAGCTCAGCTAGTTGATCTGGTTTGGGAATCTGACTCCTGCACACCTCCTAGGTGAGGAGTTCCTGGCAAATTGCTGAAGATTATCTTCCAGATAGCTTGGGAACGCCTCAGTGTTTGCCTGGATTTGCTGgtggaggtctgggcctctgcTGAGGATGCTGCAGcggtgatggatggagggtaCAGTTGGTCAATGTTAAGAAATATGTGGAAAAAATCCTCCTTTTTGTAACTAAAACTCAGTTAATTTGCATAAAATGTGCCATTCATCAGGCTTCAGTCCAAAGCTTACCAACTCAAACCCCGAATGTTAAAGACGTCGTTAACGTCCCAGAGGAGCAGTTTGTCTAACGGTAAATACCGTCATCACCAACACACTTCAGAGAAGTCATCAGCTAACATCTGTGAACCTGCTCTGGGTTGTATCACTGAAATGTTCAGTGAAATGCCGATTAGACCAACTGTTACACTGACCTTGTGTTGTTTAAATAACTGCCCCGCCCCCCGGGGACCCATTCCTCTGGGTAACTgtcactttttttcccttccagtACATCCAGTAATTACACTGGCTCATTCTGCTGATGCTGCTGTCTCCATAACGGAGATTACACCCAGAACGAGCTCCCGCTGACTTCACGCTCTGCTTTTATTTCCCAGAAATCCCAGCAGAGCACATCGACCCCGCTGCCATCGACCTCACGCCGCTCGTCAATACTTTAATAAATTCCAGCCACTCGGGTACGTTGTCCTGTCGCTGTCTCTCAGGTCTGAACCACAGAGTCACACTTCTGTTGGTTTTGAACTGCAGAGAGGACTCAACATTTAAAGGAGCAGTGCGCTCAAAGAGCAGCTTCCCTTCAGCccagttttaacattttaactcTGATTTTGATTTTCAGGCTCATTGACGAGGTCGCAACATCGACCCCGTCCTCTTACTGATTATTGCACCTTTCTCCTTAATCATGAGATTGTCATTAGTGAACGCAGTGCTCTCCTGTATGTAATAATGCATCTAAGGCTGTGTGAGCTCACATGTTCGCCTGTTTTGTGTTGCAGGCTCCCGGCAGCTCTTCTCTCTGCTCAGCGTCACGTCCTACAGCTCCCTGGCTCTGCACAAACTCACCCTGTTGGTCTACAACAGTAAATGTTCTCTCCTTACAAACGTCTGCTTCCTCCGAAGCTGCAGACAGCAAAGAGTAACGCGAAGGCTGCATTTGTCTATGCTGCCATCTGGTGGTGTGAATGTGTAGTAATTACACCACCGCATGTTAACCATCTCTACTCTTAAGACGAGACTTTCTCTTTAATCGGGTCAGATTGTTACCTTTAGGGTCAGTCGTGAAGTTTGATGCACTGGTGAAGGCTGAGAAAGGGAAGAacccattattttatttaaaactgcaaaataaagcaccgaGGACGTGTCCTAACATATTACAGAAATAATCTTATTTGCCAAACTTTGTTAAGGAGGACTTATTCTGTTACTTTGATTATTATCTGTCATATATCTCCTGTTCCAGTGGTGGCTGTGTTGTCATCCACTCAGTCGTGAGGTCAGTGTATGGACAGTTTCATAcagtttttttcctgctgtgggatctgtatgatgtcatcAAGAGGAGACATGCCTAATATGTTCATCTGAGCTGGGCAAAGGCCCCGGGCGCCCAAGGAGAAGAGCTAAAACAGAGCATTGAAGGCGGAGCATGAACTGCATCAATGCTCAGAATAAGATAAATGaggattattttaaactgttaatcatgcaaagctctgcTAGCAGAAGCTGAGACTAACAAGCTGGAAATACGCAGGTCAGCAGATGTTTGGAGGCCGTGTCGTCCTGACACGTCTTAAACTTTAAATCCATGAATGACTTTGTGCTCTCTGaacagtttctgtgtgttttgcagTTTCCAGTGTGGGAAGCATAGAAAGCAGCGTGTTCAGGAGGCGATTCTGCTACTGCGTCACAAACGAGACCAACGACCTAACAGGCAGGAGGATTCGAACGTTCGGCCTCATTTTACGCTTCGTGCAGTTTGCTGCATGtaaacttgtttttgtttcccatCAGACTTTACAGCCATACTGCTGGATGTGATGGGAAACTCTACAAGCTACCTGCACGAGCTCTTTAAATCCTCCTCGATACTCTCAGGTGGTAGATGCTATTTAAATGAAACGCTATATGATGTGTTTGCGTCTCTGGCTAACGGCGTGTTGTCTGCTTGTGTCTCAGTGAGCCAGAGGAATAACTCAGACTGTATCTACATCTGCGTGATGGCCGGTAAGATGGGTATGTGTAGGCCTCCTCTGTCCTGAGTAAAGTTCTGAGGCCTGGGGGAATGACACTGCATGCTTATTTTATCCTCACAGAGGTCTAGAAGTAGAAACCTTTTCTTCCTGCTCCTGACCCACGTCTAAGACTGATACCCGGTCCATGCTCACAAGAAAGGAGTCAGATTTATTATAGCTGTGTGAAActataaactgtttttaaaagctGAATCTTTATTGTTCTGAGAACAAGCAGTAAGAAATGTGTTGGGTATATTCCAGTAGTGTTTCCTTTGTGtgtatcacatttttattttctccctTGATTTATTTCATGGTgaagcatttttaaaagccaaaaATCAGATAAGATGAGGTTGAAACTGAGGAACTttttataaatgtttgtgtttttaaacatttaaaaatgaaagctcTCAGCAGAATGTGAAGAAACAGTTATGTGACCTTATCTCCATGTTTGGTTTTAAAGAGATATCACGTAAAcatcaacaaaacattttttctgtttacacTTTAACACAGCAAAGCATCCTGCAGAGGGGCTAAAAAGAGCTCTCAAAAGGTCAAAGAGCAGCAGATCCAAAAACAATCGCAGTTGGTAAAACAGCGCCTCCTGGTGGGGAAGCTTCTGTTATCTTCCACAGACCTCAGAGAGCGATTAAAGAGATAAAATATATGACTAAACCTTATAAATGCTCCTGTAGTATACCTGAAAAATCTTTCATATAGTGTATAAGGCAATGGTGtgaaacataaggcccggggcCCGCTGGACCGCTTTGTAAAATAAGTAGGAGGGcgtatatttattatatttttaacttttcatgttttgcagcttctcgtactgacacacacacagtttacatcatGCTGACACATTTATTTCATCTTCATCACGTAGGAAGCTGAGACATACTGTAGAAATtgccccttttttctttttctaaatgtgTAATTAAACTTTGTTGATTGGCGTTTCACTGTTTGGCCCACGTTGGATCGGTGGGCTGTGCGCAGTCCTCCCTGTAAAATGAGTTTAACATCTCTGGCATCAAAGATGAggctgatgatgatgctgctgATGAAGGTGTCTGTCTGAATGCGACGTTGTGTTTTGTCCAGGCAGAGAGGTGCCTGAGCTGTGGGACGTCGGCTCCATCACGCCGCTCTTCAACCAGACCATCGTGGAAGGACCGCACACAGGTCTGTTCACTGGTTTGTGACGGATTCATTGATGACCAGCAGGTGGCAGATTAAAACGAACAGCACCAGATCAGTGTAGAGCTCATTATGCCTTCTTTTTCATTACTTTCTTTTTCCCCACTTTGTCTTTCTGAACCAGCTAACATCTCCTTCCGGCTCCCTGTCGGTGAGTACATCAGGACCTTTAACAGGCCCCTTCAAGCATCTGCTGTCATCAACCAGACGCTCGAAGAGCCGCTTAATTCTCCTCTTCAAATTGTCTATTTTAAATCTCAGAATGGCACCAACTGCCCACGAATCTGAGTCACATCTCTCCATCTGGGATGAGCTCCATGCTAACCAGCAGAGTCCATTCAACCGCACA
It includes:
- the hhla1 gene encoding HERV-H LTR-associating protein 1 isoform X3, which translates into the protein MAGSWRFTQHPRFSFIICVSAVLILLLVSQALICRQQEDRHRRDFADSTEIPAEHIDPAAIDLTPLVNTLINSSHSGSRQLFSLLSVTSYSSLALHKLTLLVYNISSVGSIESSVFRRRFCYCVTNETNDLTDFTAILLDVMGNSTSYLHELFKSSSILSVSQRNNSDCIYICVMAGKMGREVPELWDVGSITPLFNQTIVEGPHTANISFRLPVEWHQLPTNLSHISPSGMSSMLTSRVHSTAHGCPWRRPELSAESVPGAATTVGAHKLQPCVLELCKFFSQCLCRPFSHKTRMKRYCDDSHLWYEKHTSEVCRRVRRVSFSRNLKQRCLTKMCNKL